A genomic region of Arachis hypogaea cultivar Tifrunner chromosome 5, arahy.Tifrunner.gnm2.J5K5, whole genome shotgun sequence contains the following coding sequences:
- the LOC112801458 gene encoding uncharacterized protein gives MISDCYLHCKTSTMKDSSEKLIWDQKSAPQTRASPTAKMMVWTILFVSLTYVLYTFKLVSTSTTCTHGPFSINRISSSSSPSNATVHSPIGSSSPTDLRHVVFGIAASSKLWEHRKNYIKLWYKPKLMRGVVWLDDRVKTHRKEGLPPVKISTDTSNFPYTNKLGHRSALRISRIVTETLRLGLKDVRWFVMGDDDTVFVTENLLRILRKYDHNQYYYIGSLSESHLQNIFFSYGMAYGGGGFAISYPLAKALQKMQDRCIKRYPALYGSDDRMQACMAELGVPLTKEIGFHQYDVYGNLFGLLAAHPVTPLVSLHHLDVVEPIFPNATRVEALKRLTIPMKLDSAALIQQSICYDKNSRWTVSVSWGFAVQIFRGMFSAREMEMPSRTFLNWYRRADYTAYAFNTRPVSRNPCQKPFVFYFSKATFNSTQQLTLTRYERHRVPHPECRWRMPDPSAIDNVIVYKKPDPHLWDRAPRRNCCRVIKSNHQGTMVIDVGVCKSGEVTEI, from the exons CACAGACACGAGCCTCTCCCACAGCAAAGATGATGGTGTGGACCATCCTCTTCGTTTCCCTCACCTACGTTCTCTACACCTTCAAGCTCGTAAGCACCTCCACCACCTGCACCCACGGTCCATTCTCCATCAACCGCATCTCCTCTTCTTCGTCTCCCTCCAATGCCACTGTGCATTCCCCCATCGGCTCATCCTCCCCCACCGACCTTCGCCACGTCGTGTTCGGAATCGCCGCCTCCTCCAAGCTCTGGGAGCATCGCAAGAACTACATCAAGCTGTGGTACAAGCCCAAGTTGATGAGAGGGGTGGTCTGGCTCGACGACCGAGTCAAGACCCACCGCAAAGAAGGCCTACCGCCGGTGAAGATCTCCACCGACACCTCCAACTTCCCTTACACCAACAAGCTGGGCCACCGCTCCGCCCTCCGAATATCGCGGATCGTGACGGAGACTCTCCGCCTGGGCCTGAAGGACGTCCGGTGGTTCGTGATGGGGGACGACGACACCGTCTTCGTCACGGAGAACCTTCTCAGAATTCTTCGGAAATACGACCACAACCAATACTATTACATCGGTAGCTTGTCGGAGAGCCACTTGCAGAACATATTCTTCTCTTACGGCATGGCGTACGGCGGCGGCGGCTTCGCCATCAGCTACCCTCTTGCGAAGGCTCTGCAGAAGATGCAAGACCGATGCATTAAACGTTACCCTGCTCTGTACGGCTCAGATGACAGAATGCAAGCTTGTATGGCGGAACTCGGTGTTCCACTCACAAAAGAAATCGGTTTTCATCAATACGACGTGTATGGGAACCTCTTCGGGCTTCTTGCCGCACACCCTGTGACGCCATTGGTATCACTCCACCACCTGGACGTTGTTGAGCCAATATTTCCCAACGCCACTCGGGTGGAAGCTCTGAAACGCCTCACCATTCCCATGAAGCTTGATTCCGCCGCCCTCATCCAGCAATCCATCTGCTACGACAAGAACAGCCGCTGGACTGTTTCCGTTTCTTGGGGGTTCGCCGTTCAGATATTCCGCGGCATGTTCTCGGCACGCGAAATGGAGATGCCTTCTAGAACCTTCTTGAATTGGTATAGGAGGGCGGACTACACTGCCTATGCTTTCAACACGCGTCCCGTTAGCAGAAACCCGTGTCAGAAGCCATTTGTTTTCTATTTCTCCAAAGCCACATTCAATTCCACACAGCAACTCACTCTCACTCGATACGAAAGACACCGTGTCCCTCATCCTGAGTGCCGCTGGAGGATGCCTGACCCTTCTGCTATCGACAATGTCATCGTCTACAAGAAACCGGACCCCCATCTTTGGGATAGA GCGCCTAGGAGAAACTGTTGCAGGGTCATCAAGTCCAACCACCAAGGAACAATGGTCATTGATGTGGGTGTATGTAAGAGCGGTGAGGTTACCGAAATTTAA